In the genome of Actinomycetota bacterium, the window CCACCTTCCCAGTCAAGATCTCCTGGCTATCACGCGACCTGAACTGGCGGAGGTGCTGGTGCCATTCATTCATCAGTTCGTTCCGACTGTTGACATCGCTTCACGTCGCATCGTGATCGACCCGCCATCGGGACTCCTCGAACTCGACGCCCCCGATGCTGACGCTGCCACGCCTGATCAGCAGTGATTCCGGTGCGTTGATGCGAATCGACATTGTTTCGATCTTTCCCGAATACCTGAGCCCGCTGCGACTCTCGCTCATCGGCAAGGCCATCGACGCGGGCACCATTGACCTTCGGCTTCATGATCTGCGCGACTGGACCACGGATCGGCATCGCACCGTCGATGACACTCCGTATGGAGGTGGACCCGGGATGGTCATGAGCCCGGAGCCTTGGGGCAAGGCCCTTGATGACATTCGCGGAAGTGAGCTGAACAAGCCAAGGCTCGTCATCCCTACGCCTTCAGGTGCCAGGTTCGCACAGGCCACCGCGCAGCAGTGGAGTGAGCATCCGTGGTTGGTGTTTGCCTGTGGTCGCTACGAAGGCATTGATGCGCGCTTGGCGCAGTTCTACGGCAGTGACGAGCATTGGGATGGCGTGGCGGAAGTCAGCCTCGGAGATTACGTTCTGGCTGGCGGAGAAGTGGCCGCAATGGTCATGATCGAGGCCGTAGGTCGCTTGCTGCCTGGCGTGCTTGGCAATGAGAGCAGTGCAGTAGACGATTCATTCAGCATCGATGAGTCAGGCCAGATGGTGGAAGGCCCGGTATTCACCAGACCGCAGTCATGGCGTGACCTAGAGGTGCCTGAGGTTCTGCTCAGTGGTCACCATGAGCGCATTGAGCAGTGGCGCGCAGAGCAATCGCGTGCTCGTACTGAGCTGATGCGTTCAGTTGATAGTTGAGTCCACAAGCGTCTGAGCCT includes:
- the trmD gene encoding tRNA (guanosine(37)-N1)-methyltransferase TrmD, with translation MRIDIVSIFPEYLSPLRLSLIGKAIDAGTIDLRLHDLRDWTTDRHRTVDDTPYGGGPGMVMSPEPWGKALDDIRGSELNKPRLVIPTPSGARFAQATAQQWSEHPWLVFACGRYEGIDARLAQFYGSDEHWDGVAEVSLGDYVLAGGEVAAMVMIEAVGRLLPGVLGNESSAVDDSFSIDESGQMVEGPVFTRPQSWRDLEVPEVLLSGHHERIEQWRAEQSRARTELMRSVDS